One Cucumis sativus cultivar 9930 chromosome 1, Cucumber_9930_V3, whole genome shotgun sequence DNA segment encodes these proteins:
- the LOC101207842 gene encoding serine/arginine repetitive matrix protein 1 isoform X1 has protein sequence MSGGFFRGTSADQDTRFSNKQAKLLKTQKFPAELDQLVDTTKVKMDVIRPWIATRVTELLGFEDEVLINFIYGLLDGKEVNGKEVQIQLTGFMEKNTVKFMKELWILLLSAQKNASGVPQQFLDAKEEEIRKKKAETDFLANEIQKKREKENREIEEQRSKNMDDGAEKVSNSVLEHTSKNVRSRAMRNYPEDEEVAEKRNGVRGRSSDRHKSRSMSRSPQRRRRSFSRGRSSSSPRRRDRRDSFSPRHRSSHLMRRSGSTSHRKSRSPEVRQLRSPSQHSSPSPGRKSPYRSSSPMQRLSLSPAHRRSPALDKHNRSPSPTRHRRSLSPIRRRRSPSPVRRRRSPSPKWRRRSPSPEWRRRSPSPGRRRRSPSPGRRRRSPSPGRRRRSPSPGRHRRSPSPIRRWRSPSPIRRRRSPSPIRRRRSPSPPRRHRSPSPYRRKSPSFVRRRRSPSPSHRRRSPSPAHYRRSPSPIKSHKSRSPVRRPMLPSPSPTRKLDRSSPLDHRRTPSPLERRSPSTSLSKSPPLLQRSSPGLRKRSSPSQHGRRSTYGRSYSSEEQENPSPVKVKSAQHRRRSLSQSPMDRSRNVQTSPASQLPSRSLRSPERDAKERNNSNNRARASSSSLEKSPAPANSPPVTSSANDDRRLSSPQSRAKQHRRDTRGEEEVATYTREGGNLESRSSLRKSLNSSIVGKVPSPGSDKHPQRDVPGSPNHKKSSSAHKEPSLVEEQQLSYSREDMKHDEKSHSRRSKAKEDTELPSLENNNNRRDDSDSDLEEGYKRKAGSKEKKRHRKSDRRDTSSDSEDSYDSELERKESRRRKKEERRLRKEKKRQKREERRRKKEERRAGKTKAKNLSDNYSDDDDQAAKEESYHSDDADEAEQKRLEIELRKKALESFNARKGTRS, from the exons ATGTCTGGCGGGTTTTTCCGG GGTACGTCTGCGGACCAAGACACTCGTTTTTCGAACAAGCAAGCAAAGCTGTTGAAGACACAGAAGTTCCCTGCTGAACTGGACCAATTG GTGGATACGACAAAGGTGAAGATGGATGTTATCAGGCCGTGGATTGCTACGAGGGTGACCGAGCTTCTTGGGTTTGAAGATGAAGTTCTTATCAACTTCATATATGGTCTTTTGGATGGCAAG GAAGTAAATGGGAAGGAAGTTCAAATACAACTCACTGGGTTCATGGAAAAAAATACTGTGAAGTTTATGAAAGAGCTTTGGATACTACTTCTCAGTGCCCAGAAGAATGCCAGTGGTGTACCTCAACAATTTTTGGATgccaaagaagaagaaattaggaAGAAGAAG GCAGAGACAGATTTTCTTGCTAATGAAATtcagaaaaagagagagaaggaaaatCGAGAAATCGAGGAGCAGAGATCGAAGAATAtg GACGATGGGGCTGAAAAGGTGTCCAATTCTGTTTTGGAGCATACGTCAAAGAATGTGCGCTCAAGGGCTATGCGAAATTATCCAGAGGACGAGGAAGTGGCTGAAAAGAGAAATGGTGTTAGGGGAAGAAGCAG tgataGACACAAGTCAAGGAGTATGTCTAGATCACCTCAACGAAGACGACGCTCTTTTTCACGAGGAAGGTCGTCTAGTAGTCCACGTCGAAGGGACCGTCGTGATTCATTCTCTCCTCGACATAGATCATCACATTTGATGAGAAGATCTGGATCTACTTCACATCGTAAGTCTCGATCTCCAGAAGTACGTCAATTGCGTTCTCCTTCTCAACATAGTTCACCATCTCCTGGTCGTAAATCACCATATCGATCATCTTCGCCTATGCAACGTCTATCATTATCACCTGCACATCGAAGGTCACCGGCACTTGATAAGCATAATAGATCACCATCACCCACGAGGCATCGTAGGTCACTATCACCAATTAGACGTCGTCGTTCACCTTCACCTGTTCGGCGTCGTAGATCACCATCACCTAAATGGCGTCGTAGATCACCATCACCTGAGTGGCGTCGTAGGTCACCTTCACCAGGACGACGTCGTAGGTCACCTTCACCAGGACGACGTCGTAGGTCACCATCACCAGGACGACGTCGTAGGTCACCATCACCAGGACGACATCGTAGGTCACCATCACCTATACGACGCTGGAGGTCACCATCTCCAATACGACGTAGAAGGTCACCATCTCCAATACGACGTCGAAGGTCACCATCCCCACCACGACGTCATAGGTCACCATCTCCATATCGTCGAAAATCACCTTCCTTTGTGCGTCGTCGTAGGTCACCATCTCCATCACATCGTCGTAGATCACCGTCTCCGGCGCATTACCGCAGATCACCATCACCTATTAAAAGCCATAAGTCTCGTTCTCCTGTGCGACGACCTATGTTACCTTCGCCCTCACCCACACGCAAATTGGATAGGTCATCCCCCCTTGATCATCGCAGAACACCCTCACCTCTGGAACGTAGATCTCCATCAACCTCTTTAAGCAAATCTCCTCCATTGCTGCAAAGGTCATCTCCAGGACTTCGCAAGAGATCAAGCCCTTCTCAACATGGTCGTAGATCCACATATGGTCGAAGTTATTCATCAGAGGAGCAGGAAAACCCATCCCCTGTCAAAGTAAAATCTGCCCAACATCGGAGGAGGTCTCTGTCTCAATCTCCCATGGACAGAAGCAG AAATGTTCAGACATCTCCAGCATCCCAACTACCTTCTAGATCTTTAAGATCACCAGAAAGGGATGCTAAGGAAAGGAATAATTCCAATAACAGAGCACGAGCGTCATCATCGTCTTTGGAGAAGTCTCCAGCACCAGCAAATTCTCCACCAGTTACAAGTAGTGCTAATGATGATAGGAG GTTAAGTTCTCCACAATCACGGGCAAAGCAGCATCGTCGTGACACAAGGGGAGAGGAAGAAGTGGCCACCTACACTAG gGAGGGTGGGAATCTTGAATCTAGGTCTTCATTGAGGAAATCACTGAATTCTTCAATTGTTGGCAAAGTCCCTTCACCTGGAAG tGATAAGCATCCTCAAAGGGATGTGCCTGGAAGTCCCAATCATAAAAAATCTTCATCAGCACACAAAGAACCTTCACTTGTTGAGGAGCAGCAGCTGTCATATTCAAGAGAAGATATGAAACATGATGAAAAAAGCCACTCACGCCGAAGTAAGGCCAAGGAAGACACTGAACTTCCATCACtcgaaaataataataaccgACGCGATGACTCAGATTCTGATTTGGAGGAAGGCTATAAGCGTAAAGCTGGAAgtaaggagaagaaaagacaCAGAAAATCAGACAGGCGTGACACTTCTTCGGACTCTGAAGACAGCTATGATTCTGAATTGGAGAGGAAGGAGAgcaggaggaggaagaaggaggAGAGGAGGTTGCGGAAGGAGAAGAAGCGCCAAAAACGTGAAGAGCGTAGACGCAAAAAGGAAGAGCGCCGTGCAGGGAAGACAAAAGCTAAGAACCTCAGTGATAACTACTCGGATGATGATGATCAAGCTGCAAAGGAAGAGTCTTATCACAGCGATGATGCAGACGAGGCCGAGCAGAAAAGGCTAGAGATCGAATTGAGGAAGAAGGCACTGGAATCATTCAATGCAAGGAAAGGAACAAGGTCCTGA
- the LOC101207842 gene encoding serine/arginine repetitive matrix protein 1 isoform X2 — translation MEKNTVKFMKELWILLLSAQKNASGVPQQFLDAKEEEIRKKKAETDFLANEIQKKREKENREIEEQRSKNMDDGAEKVSNSVLEHTSKNVRSRAMRNYPEDEEVAEKRNGVRGRSSDRHKSRSMSRSPQRRRRSFSRGRSSSSPRRRDRRDSFSPRHRSSHLMRRSGSTSHRKSRSPEVRQLRSPSQHSSPSPGRKSPYRSSSPMQRLSLSPAHRRSPALDKHNRSPSPTRHRRSLSPIRRRRSPSPVRRRRSPSPKWRRRSPSPEWRRRSPSPGRRRRSPSPGRRRRSPSPGRRRRSPSPGRHRRSPSPIRRWRSPSPIRRRRSPSPIRRRRSPSPPRRHRSPSPYRRKSPSFVRRRRSPSPSHRRRSPSPAHYRRSPSPIKSHKSRSPVRRPMLPSPSPTRKLDRSSPLDHRRTPSPLERRSPSTSLSKSPPLLQRSSPGLRKRSSPSQHGRRSTYGRSYSSEEQENPSPVKVKSAQHRRRSLSQSPMDRSRNVQTSPASQLPSRSLRSPERDAKERNNSNNRARASSSSLEKSPAPANSPPVTSSANDDRRLSSPQSRAKQHRRDTRGEEEVATYTREGGNLESRSSLRKSLNSSIVGKVPSPGSDKHPQRDVPGSPNHKKSSSAHKEPSLVEEQQLSYSREDMKHDEKSHSRRSKAKEDTELPSLENNNNRRDDSDSDLEEGYKRKAGSKEKKRHRKSDRRDTSSDSEDSYDSELERKESRRRKKEERRLRKEKKRQKREERRRKKEERRAGKTKAKNLSDNYSDDDDQAAKEESYHSDDADEAEQKRLEIELRKKALESFNARKGTRS, via the exons ATGGAAAAAAATACTGTGAAGTTTATGAAAGAGCTTTGGATACTACTTCTCAGTGCCCAGAAGAATGCCAGTGGTGTACCTCAACAATTTTTGGATgccaaagaagaagaaattaggaAGAAGAAG GCAGAGACAGATTTTCTTGCTAATGAAATtcagaaaaagagagagaaggaaaatCGAGAAATCGAGGAGCAGAGATCGAAGAATAtg GACGATGGGGCTGAAAAGGTGTCCAATTCTGTTTTGGAGCATACGTCAAAGAATGTGCGCTCAAGGGCTATGCGAAATTATCCAGAGGACGAGGAAGTGGCTGAAAAGAGAAATGGTGTTAGGGGAAGAAGCAG tgataGACACAAGTCAAGGAGTATGTCTAGATCACCTCAACGAAGACGACGCTCTTTTTCACGAGGAAGGTCGTCTAGTAGTCCACGTCGAAGGGACCGTCGTGATTCATTCTCTCCTCGACATAGATCATCACATTTGATGAGAAGATCTGGATCTACTTCACATCGTAAGTCTCGATCTCCAGAAGTACGTCAATTGCGTTCTCCTTCTCAACATAGTTCACCATCTCCTGGTCGTAAATCACCATATCGATCATCTTCGCCTATGCAACGTCTATCATTATCACCTGCACATCGAAGGTCACCGGCACTTGATAAGCATAATAGATCACCATCACCCACGAGGCATCGTAGGTCACTATCACCAATTAGACGTCGTCGTTCACCTTCACCTGTTCGGCGTCGTAGATCACCATCACCTAAATGGCGTCGTAGATCACCATCACCTGAGTGGCGTCGTAGGTCACCTTCACCAGGACGACGTCGTAGGTCACCTTCACCAGGACGACGTCGTAGGTCACCATCACCAGGACGACGTCGTAGGTCACCATCACCAGGACGACATCGTAGGTCACCATCACCTATACGACGCTGGAGGTCACCATCTCCAATACGACGTAGAAGGTCACCATCTCCAATACGACGTCGAAGGTCACCATCCCCACCACGACGTCATAGGTCACCATCTCCATATCGTCGAAAATCACCTTCCTTTGTGCGTCGTCGTAGGTCACCATCTCCATCACATCGTCGTAGATCACCGTCTCCGGCGCATTACCGCAGATCACCATCACCTATTAAAAGCCATAAGTCTCGTTCTCCTGTGCGACGACCTATGTTACCTTCGCCCTCACCCACACGCAAATTGGATAGGTCATCCCCCCTTGATCATCGCAGAACACCCTCACCTCTGGAACGTAGATCTCCATCAACCTCTTTAAGCAAATCTCCTCCATTGCTGCAAAGGTCATCTCCAGGACTTCGCAAGAGATCAAGCCCTTCTCAACATGGTCGTAGATCCACATATGGTCGAAGTTATTCATCAGAGGAGCAGGAAAACCCATCCCCTGTCAAAGTAAAATCTGCCCAACATCGGAGGAGGTCTCTGTCTCAATCTCCCATGGACAGAAGCAG AAATGTTCAGACATCTCCAGCATCCCAACTACCTTCTAGATCTTTAAGATCACCAGAAAGGGATGCTAAGGAAAGGAATAATTCCAATAACAGAGCACGAGCGTCATCATCGTCTTTGGAGAAGTCTCCAGCACCAGCAAATTCTCCACCAGTTACAAGTAGTGCTAATGATGATAGGAG GTTAAGTTCTCCACAATCACGGGCAAAGCAGCATCGTCGTGACACAAGGGGAGAGGAAGAAGTGGCCACCTACACTAG gGAGGGTGGGAATCTTGAATCTAGGTCTTCATTGAGGAAATCACTGAATTCTTCAATTGTTGGCAAAGTCCCTTCACCTGGAAG tGATAAGCATCCTCAAAGGGATGTGCCTGGAAGTCCCAATCATAAAAAATCTTCATCAGCACACAAAGAACCTTCACTTGTTGAGGAGCAGCAGCTGTCATATTCAAGAGAAGATATGAAACATGATGAAAAAAGCCACTCACGCCGAAGTAAGGCCAAGGAAGACACTGAACTTCCATCACtcgaaaataataataaccgACGCGATGACTCAGATTCTGATTTGGAGGAAGGCTATAAGCGTAAAGCTGGAAgtaaggagaagaaaagacaCAGAAAATCAGACAGGCGTGACACTTCTTCGGACTCTGAAGACAGCTATGATTCTGAATTGGAGAGGAAGGAGAgcaggaggaggaagaaggaggAGAGGAGGTTGCGGAAGGAGAAGAAGCGCCAAAAACGTGAAGAGCGTAGACGCAAAAAGGAAGAGCGCCGTGCAGGGAAGACAAAAGCTAAGAACCTCAGTGATAACTACTCGGATGATGATGATCAAGCTGCAAAGGAAGAGTCTTATCACAGCGATGATGCAGACGAGGCCGAGCAGAAAAGGCTAGAGATCGAATTGAGGAAGAAGGCACTGGAATCATTCAATGCAAGGAAAGGAACAAGGTCCTGA
- the LOC101207597 gene encoding transcriptional regulator TAC1 encodes MEIDQQEDASCEYQEEQSGVNQSTVRSYECNFCKRGFTNAQALGGHMNIHRKEKAKLKQSITTSSLSSSPNKMVVDTPKMMSTPTRLPWVVISPSTRKEHGRSKGGLEETLISEEFQQLPLFVENNPSNMDQNLEIRQVLPIDVDCDSKLGSPSRHGSSVSELDLELRLGPEPQNSTSSSSLPTGRTTHFF; translated from the coding sequence ATGGAAATTGATCAACAAGAAGATGCAAGCTGTGAGTATCAAGAAGAACAAAGTGGTGTAAATCAATCAACAGTTAGGTCTTATGAGTGcaatttttgtaaaagagGCTTCACAAATGCACAAGCTTTAGGAGGCCATATGAACATACATAGAAAAGAGAAGGCCAAGCTCAAGCAATCGATAACGACATCGTCGTTGTCGTCATCACCAAACAAGATGGTTGTAGACACTCCGAAGATGATGAGTACTCCAACAAGGTTGCCGTGGGTCGTCATCTCACCATCTACTAGAAAAGAGCATGGACGAAGCAAAGGTGGTTTAGAGGAAACCCTAATCTCCGAAGAGTTTCAACAACTCCCACTTTTTGTCGAAAATAATCCTTCAAACATGGATCAAAACTTGGAGATCCGTCAAGTTCTTCCGATCGACGTTGATTGTGATTCAAAGCTAGGATCGCCATCTCGACATGGTTCGTCCGTTTCCGAGCTCGATCTTGAGCTTAGATTAGGACCCGAACCACAAAACTCCACTTCGTCATCATCACTCCCTACCGGTAGGACTACacatttcttttga
- the LOC101206180 gene encoding tropinone reductase homolog At5g06060: MLLVLVSPSSFPSFSSSTFNKSPFSTFSSFPILCSFNSFCLFPSHSTHKLIKRLNPIRNQTESDFNSKYGRTPVDDRWSLRGKTALVTGGTRGIGRAIVEELVGFGARVHTCSRNEGELRQCLRHWKDLEFEVSGSVCDVSVRAQREELMENAGNTFDGKLNILVNNVGRNIRKPTTEFTDEEFSFLMKTNVESVFHLSQLAYPLLKSSGEGSIVFMSSVSSFVSLKSMSVQGATKGAINQLTKYLACEWAKDNIRSNAVAPWYIKTSMVEQVLSNKAYEEEVYSRTPLRRLGEPSEVSSLVAFLCLPASSYITGQIIGVDGGMSVNGFDPK, encoded by the exons ATGTTATTGGTTCTTGTTTCTCCTTCATCCTTTCCatcattctcttcttctacctTCAACAAATCCCCTTTCTCAACATTCTCTTCATTTCCCATTTTGTGCTCATTCAACTCTTTTTGCCTTTTCCCATCACATTCTACTCACAAGCTCATCAAGCGCCTGAACCCCATTAGAAATCAAACTGAATCAGACTTCAATAGCAAATATGGTCGTACCCCAGTTGACGATCGGTGGTCTCTTCGCGGAAAGACGGCTCTCGTTACCGGTGGCACTCGTGGAATCGG GCGTGCGATTGTGGAGGAATTAGTCGGTTTTGGGGCGAGAGTGCATACTTGTTCTCGGAATGAAGGTGAGTTGAGACAGTGTTTGAGGCATTGGAAGGATTTGGAATTTGAGGTTTCTGGGTCAGTCTGTGATGTGTCTGTTCGAGCTCAGAGAGAGGAGTTAATGGAGAATGCGGGTAATACTTTTGATGGGAAGCTCAACATTCTT GTGAATAATGTGGGAAGAAATATACGAAAGCCAACAACAGAATTCACAGAtgaagaattttcttttcttatgaAAACCAATGTTGAATCAGTTTTTCATTTATCACAACTTGCTTATCCTCTTCTAAAATCATCTGGCGAGGGAAGCATTGTATTCATGTCCTCGGTCTCAAGTTTTGTGTCTCTGAAGTCCATGTCTGTTCAGGGAGCGACCAAAG GAGCTATCAATCAACtcacaaaatatttagctTGTGAATGGGCAAAAGACAACATAAGGAGCAATGCAGTTGCCCCATGGTACATCAAAACATCAATGGTGGAACAG GTGCTGAGTAACAAAGCATATGAAGAAGAG GTATATTCCCGAACCCCGCTTCGACGCTTGGGCGAACCAAGTGAAGTATCATCCTTAGTTGCATTCCTTTGCCTACCTGCTTCATCTTATATTACTGGCCAAATCATTGGTGTTGATGGAGGGATGTCTGTTAATGGCTTTGACccaaaataa
- the LOC116404365 gene encoding pentatricopeptide repeat-containing protein At3g46790, chloroplastic, whose translation PAIPLSKLSVSSFSFNPSTPPNSNNNHLIQSLCKQGNLKQALYLLSHESNPTQQTCELLILSAARRNSLSDALDVHQLLVDGGFDQDPFLATKLINMFSELDTVDNARKVFDKTRKRTIYVWNALFRALALAGRGNDVLELYPRMNMMGVSSDRFTYTYLLKACVASECLVSFLQKGKEIHAHILRHGYGAHVHVMTTLMDMYARFGCVSYASAVFDEMPVKNVVSWSAMIACYAKNGKPYEALELFREMMLNTHDSVPNSVTMVSVLQACAAFAALEQGKLIHAYILRRGLDSILPVISALITMYARCGKLESGQLIFDRMHKKDVVLWNSLISSYGLHGYGRKAIKIFEEMIDHGFSPSHISFISVLGACSHTGLVEEGKKLFESMVKEHGIQPSVEHYACMVDLLGRANRLDEAAKIIEDLRIEPGPKVWGSLLGACRIHCHVELAERASKRLFKLEPTNAGNYVLLADIYAEAEMWDEVKRVKKLLDSRELQKVPGRSWIEVRRKIYSFTSVDEFNPQGEQLHALLVNLSNEMKQRGYTPQTKLVLYDLDQEEKERIVLGHSEKLAVAFGLINTSKGDTIRITKNLRLCEDCHSVTKFISKFADREIMVRDLNRFHHFKDGVCSCGDYW comes from the coding sequence CCCGCTATTCCACTTTCAAAACTCTCCGTTTCCTCCTTCTCCTTCAATCCTTCAACCCCcccaaattcaaataataatcacTTGATTCAATCTCTGTGTAAACAGGGCAATCTCAAACAAGCCCTTTACCTCCTCTCCCATGAATCCAATCCTACCCAGCAAACCTGCGAGCTTCTAATCCTCTCCGCCGCTCGCCGGAACTCTCTTTCCGATGCCCTTGACGTCCATCAGCTTCTCGTCGATGGGGGTTTTGACCAAGACCCTTTTTTGGCCACCAAGCTTATCAATATGTTTTCCGAATTGGACACTGTCGACAATGCGCGCAAGGTGTTTGACAAAACGCGTAAGAGAACTATATATGTTTGGAATGCGTTGTTTAGAGCTCTTGCGTTGGCGGGTCGTGGAAACGACGTATTGGAATTGTATCCCCGGATGAATATGATGGGAGTTTCTTCTGATAGGTTTACTTATACTTATTTGCTCAAAGCTTGTGTTGCTTCAGAGTGTTTGGTTTCGTTTCTCCAGAAGGGTAAAGAGATTCATGCGCATATTTTGAGACATGGGTATGGAGCTCATGTTCATGTTATGACTACTCTGATGGATATGTACGCAAGGTTTGGGTGTGTTTCTTATGCCAGTGcagtgtttgatgaaatgcctgTGAAAAATGTGGTTTCTTGGAGTGCTATGATTGCATGCTATGCAAAGAATGGGAAGCCATACGAAGCTTTGGAACTCTTTCGTGAGATGATGCTCAATACCCACGATTCAGTGCCGAATTCTGTGACGATGGTCAGTGTACTCCAAGCTTGTGCTGCTTTTGCTGCTTTGGAGCAAGGGAAGCTTATCCACGCTTACATTCTTAGGAGGGGTCTGGATTCAATCTTGCCAGTTATAAGTGCTCTTATAACCATGTATGCAAGATGTGGTAAGCTTGAGTCAGGCCAACTAATTTTTGACCGTATGCATAAGAAAGATGTTGTCTTATGGAATTCATTGATTTCGAGTTATGGACTGCATGGATATGGAAGAAAAGcaatcaaaatttttgaaGAGATGATTGACCATGGATTCTCACCTAGTCACATATCATTTATAAGTGTTTTGGGTGCTTGCAGCCATACTGGGCTTGTTGAAGAGGGGAAGAAGTTGTTTGAATCCATGGTAAAAGAACATGGTATACAGCCTAGTGTAGAGCACTATGCTTGTATGGTTGATCTTCTTGGCCGTGCCAACCGGTTGGATGAAGCAGCCAAGATTATAGAAGATCTGCGTATCGAACCAGGGCCCAAAGTATGGGGTTCTCTTCTTGGTGCCTGTAGGATTCATTGCCATGTTGAGCTTGCTGAACGAGCAAGCAAACGGCTTTTCAAGCTTGAGCCTACAAATGCTGGGAATTATGTACTTCTGGCTGATATTTATGCAGAAGCTGAAATGTGGGATGAGGTAAAGAGAGTGAAAAAACTTCTTGATTCTCGTGAATTACAAAAGGTCCCTGGTAGAAGTTGGATTGAAGTACGAAGGAAAATCTATTCATTTACATCTGTTGATGAGTTCAACCCACAGGGAGAGCAACTTCATGCCCTGTTAGTGAATTTGTCAAATGAAATGAAGCAAAGAGGATATACCCCACAAACAAAACTGGTTCTGTATGACCTTGATcaggaagaaaaggaaaggattGTGTTGGGTCATAGCGAAAAACTCGCAGTTGCTTTTGGACTAATCAATACAAGCAAGGGGGACACCATAAGAATAACTAAGAACTTGAGGCTATGTGAAGACTGCCATTCCGTCACAAAATTCATTTCCAAGTTTGCCGATCGAGAGATTATGGTTCGAGATTTGAATCGTTTCCACCATTTCAAAGATGGAGTTTGCTCTTGTGGAGATTATTGGTAG
- the LOC116403756 gene encoding LOW QUALITY PROTEIN: methylsterol monooxygenase 2-2-like (The sequence of the model RefSeq protein was modified relative to this genomic sequence to represent the inferred CDS: inserted 1 base in 1 codon): MLVSYPVFKRMGMRSTLPLPSWKVVFGQIIFYFIIEDFVFYWXHRILHTKWLYKNVHSVHHEYATPFGLTSEYAHPAEILFLGFATIIGPALTGPHLFTLWLWMVVRVLETVEAHCGYDFPWSPSNFIPLYGGAYFHDYHHRLLYTKSGNYSSTFTYMDWIFGTDKGFRNLEAIKKAEN, translated from the exons ATGCTTGTTTCTTATCCTGTCTTCAAGCGTATGGGCATGAGAAGCACTCTTCCATTGCCATCCTG GAAAGTAGTTTTCGGCCAGATAATATTCTACTTTATTATTgaggattttgttttctact GGCATAGAATTTTGCACACCAAATGGCTGTACAAGAATGTCCACAGCGTCCATCACGA ATATGCTACACCTTTCGGACTAACATCTGAATACGCTCACCCTGCCGAGATCCTGTTCCTTGGATTTGCTACAATCATCGGTCCTGCTCTTACTGGTCCCCATCTATTTACCCTGTGGTTATGGATGGTGGTTAGAGTCCTGGAGACAGTTGAGGCTCATTGTGGTTACGATTTTCCTTGGAGCCCTTCAAACTTCATACCTTTGTATGGGG GTGCTTATTTTCATGATTATCATCACCGACTGCTTTATACGAAATCTGGCAACTACTCATCAACATTCACTTACATGGATTG GATATTTGGAACTGACAAAGGCTTCAGAAACTTGGAAGCTATAAAAAAGGCAGAAAATTGA